One window of Triticum dicoccoides isolate Atlit2015 ecotype Zavitan chromosome 5A, WEW_v2.0, whole genome shotgun sequence genomic DNA carries:
- the LOC119297830 gene encoding B-box zinc finger protein 32-like, with amino-acid sequence MCTTARARCELCGAGADVRCEADAAFLCAACDAEVHGANFLAFRHRRTRVSSPPGPEDALSRTSTAESATKGQRSRARGNAVLEGWARRMGLEAVAARRHATAAGRTLRAQVAAGPPRVPLRVAMAAVLWWEVAAHGGVQEPGDALRRLEACARVPARLLLAVESCMVRGRAKKRTAAEGWGECSPPHTRDKARHIFSKT; translated from the coding sequence ATGTGTACTACCGCGAGGGCGCGCTGCGAGCTGTGCGGCGCGGGAGCGGACGTGCGCTGCGAGGCCGACGCGGCGTTCCTCTGCGCGGCGTGCGACGCCGAGGTGCACGGCGCCAACTTCCTCGCGTTCCGCCACCGCCGCACGCGCGTCTCCTCACCTCCCGGCCCCGAGGACGCGCTGTCCCGGACGTCCACGGCCGAGTCCGCGACCAAGGGCCAGAGGAGCCGCGCGCGGGGCAACGCGGTGCTCGAGGGCTGGGCCAGGCGAATGGGCCTCGAGGCGGTGGCGGCGCGACGACATGCCACGGCGGCCGGCCGCACGCTCCGGGCCCAGGTCGCCGCGGGGCCGCCACGCGTGCCGCTGCGCGTCGCGATGGCGGCCGTGCTGTGGTGGGAGGTGGCAGCTCACGGCGGCGTCCAGGAGCCCGGCGACGCGCTCCGGCGCCTGGAGGcctgcgcgcgcgtgccggcgaggctCCTCCTGGCGGTGGAGTCGTGCATGGTgcgcggccgcgccaagaagcggaCGGCCGCGGAGGGCTGGGGCGAGTGCTCACCACCCCACACACGAGACAAGGCCAGACACATCTTCTCCAAGACATGA